One window from the genome of Pseudomonas frederiksbergensis encodes:
- a CDS encoding Lrp/AsnC family transcriptional regulator, translating to MKKNISRRISLDETDLAILELLQDDASISNAELSERLSLSLTPCWRRRKRMEEAGVIKGYQATLDRRMLGLDIMAFVHIRFSTHADHAPDAFEAVIAQLPQVLACHKITGDADYVLQVLAEDLDSYSDFIEQVLRRQVGIASIQSSLALREIKAGSRIAIPKLSKD from the coding sequence ATGAAGAAAAATATATCCAGACGTATCAGTCTCGACGAGACCGATCTGGCCATTCTTGAGTTATTGCAGGACGATGCGAGCATTTCCAACGCCGAACTCAGTGAGCGGCTTTCGTTGAGCCTCACGCCTTGCTGGCGAAGGCGCAAGAGAATGGAAGAGGCGGGGGTGATCAAGGGTTATCAGGCGACACTTGATCGAAGAATGCTGGGGCTGGATATCATGGCATTCGTGCACATTCGCTTTTCTACCCATGCCGATCACGCTCCGGACGCCTTCGAGGCAGTGATTGCGCAATTGCCACAGGTATTGGCCTGCCACAAGATCACCGGCGACGCCGACTATGTGCTTCAAGTGCTGGCAGAGGATCTTGATAGCTATAGCGATTTTATCGAGCAAGTGCTGAGGCGCCAGGTCGGTATCGCGTCTATTCAGTCAAGTCTGGCTTTGCGCGAAATCAAAGCAGGTAGCCGTATTGCCATACCCAAATTGAGCAAGGATTGA
- a CDS encoding histone deacetylase family protein gives MFTVFSDSHRLHHGTELKDGVLKPSFEQPSRADTVHNRVKQVGLGQIVEPRVFDRSCYVNAHSERYVSFLESAWSEWCATGRTHDALPLVWPVRDLANEQVPTFIDGKLGFYAMDAGSPITATTWQAVKTSADIALTGLALIDEGHDSAFALCRPPGHHAAREYMGGYCYLNNAAIAAQQAITQGAKRVAVLDVDFHHGNGTQNIFYQRNDVMFVSLHGEPAVSYPYYSGFSGEVGAGHGEGFNLNYPLPKNTAWETYRDALLHACRKLQQFAPEVLVISLGVDTFKDDPISHFLLESEDFIGIGELIASVGCPTLFVMEGGYMVDEIGINAVNVLHGFESKRA, from the coding sequence ATGTTTACAGTTTTCAGTGATTCCCACCGTCTGCACCATGGCACCGAGTTGAAGGATGGCGTACTCAAGCCGTCATTCGAGCAGCCCAGTCGGGCCGACACCGTTCACAACCGCGTCAAGCAAGTAGGCCTTGGCCAGATAGTCGAACCGCGCGTGTTTGACCGCTCGTGCTATGTCAATGCGCACAGCGAGCGCTACGTGAGCTTCCTGGAAAGCGCCTGGTCAGAATGGTGCGCAACAGGACGCACTCATGATGCCTTGCCACTGGTATGGCCTGTACGCGATTTGGCCAACGAACAGGTGCCAACGTTTATTGACGGCAAACTCGGCTTCTATGCAATGGATGCCGGTTCACCCATCACCGCCACCACCTGGCAGGCGGTCAAGACCAGTGCCGATATCGCCCTGACAGGCCTGGCACTTATCGATGAAGGCCACGACAGTGCCTTTGCCCTTTGCCGTCCGCCGGGCCATCACGCGGCGCGGGAATACATGGGCGGTTACTGCTATCTCAACAATGCGGCCATTGCCGCACAGCAGGCGATCACCCAGGGCGCCAAACGTGTCGCGGTACTCGACGTCGATTTTCATCACGGCAACGGCACCCAGAACATTTTTTACCAGCGCAATGACGTCATGTTCGTCTCGCTGCACGGCGAGCCGGCCGTGTCCTATCCCTACTATTCGGGGTTCAGCGGTGAAGTCGGCGCCGGCCATGGCGAAGGGTTCAACCTCAACTACCCGTTACCGAAAAACACCGCGTGGGAAACCTACCGCGACGCCCTGCTTCATGCCTGCAGGAAACTTCAGCAATTCGCGCCAGAAGTATTAGTGATCTCACTGGGCGTCGACACGTTCAAGGACGACCCGATCAGCCACTTCCTGCTGGAAAGCGAGGATTTCATCGGGATCGGCGAGCTGATAGCGAGTGTTGGCTGCCCCACCCTCTTCGTGATGGAAGGCGGCTACATGGTTGATGAAATCGGAATCAATGCGGTGAACGTACTGCATGGCTTCGAAAGCAAACGCGCCTGA
- a CDS encoding ornithine cyclodeaminase produces MTLFLDVDDAACLFAKVGIRRAIREMATYIEADYLRWAQFDKSPRTANHSPDGVIELMPTDDGEQYSFKYVNGHPDNGQQNLLTVMAFGLLADVRSGYPTLLSELTLTTAVRTAATSALVARALARPGATSMALIGNGAQSEFQALAFHEMLGINEIRIFDIDRDASLKLLRNLAAFPTIKVIHANSVHEAVKGAHIVTTVTADKAYATILTPEMIEPGMHINAVGGDCPGKTELHADILRNARVIVEFEPQTRIEGDIQQLEADSPVVEFFRIVQGDVQGRESDEQVTVFDSVGFALEDFSSLRYLQAMAQEHQVGRHIHLVPTPENIKNLFQMLDQQPTKAAHLRTAS; encoded by the coding sequence ATGACGCTCTTCCTAGATGTCGATGATGCCGCATGCCTGTTCGCCAAGGTCGGCATCCGCCGGGCAATCCGTGAGATGGCCACCTACATCGAAGCAGACTATTTACGCTGGGCGCAGTTTGACAAGTCGCCGCGCACGGCAAATCACTCCCCGGACGGTGTGATCGAGTTGATGCCGACCGATGATGGCGAGCAGTATTCCTTCAAGTACGTGAACGGCCATCCGGACAATGGTCAGCAGAACCTGCTGACGGTGATGGCATTCGGTCTGCTGGCCGATGTCCGCAGTGGCTATCCAACTTTGCTTAGCGAGCTGACACTGACCACCGCCGTTCGCACAGCGGCAACCTCGGCATTGGTGGCGCGTGCGCTTGCCCGTCCAGGGGCCACCTCGATGGCTCTGATTGGCAACGGCGCTCAGAGCGAGTTTCAGGCGCTTGCCTTCCATGAAATGCTGGGCATCAACGAAATCCGCATCTTCGATATCGATCGCGATGCCTCGCTCAAGCTGCTGCGCAACCTGGCGGCTTTCCCGACTATAAAGGTGATTCACGCCAACTCCGTACACGAAGCGGTCAAGGGCGCGCACATTGTCACCACCGTTACGGCCGACAAGGCCTACGCAACGATCCTGACGCCCGAGATGATCGAGCCCGGCATGCATATCAATGCCGTCGGCGGCGACTGTCCGGGCAAGACCGAACTACACGCCGACATCCTGCGCAACGCCCGGGTCATCGTGGAGTTTGAACCACAAACACGGATTGAAGGTGACATCCAGCAACTGGAGGCTGACTCGCCCGTCGTCGAGTTTTTCCGGATTGTGCAAGGCGACGTCCAGGGACGCGAGAGCGATGAACAGGTGACGGTGTTCGATTCCGTGGGCTTTGCCCTGGAGGATTTCTCGTCGCTTCGCTACCTGCAGGCGATGGCGCAAGAACACCAGGTCGGCCGGCACATCCACCTGGTGCCAACGCCTGAAAATATAAAAAACCTGTTCCAGATGCTTGATCAGCAACCGACCAAAGCCGCCCATCTGCGCACGGCCAGTTGA
- a CDS encoding amino acid permease: protein MKSNLSEQVEQPALQRTLSNRHIQLMAMGGAIGTGLFMGSGKIIALSGTSIILIYMIIGLFVYFVMRAMGEMLLSNLNFKTFADFAGAYLGPRAAFFLGWSYWLSWSVAVIGDAVVVGGFFQYWFPHLPAWIPAIGMLATLFALNVLTVRLFGEVEFWFAIIKIIAVVTLIGVSIVLIASSFVSPSGVTASLGHLVDKQAAFPNGLLGFFAGFQMAIFSFAGTELIGTAAAETRSPERTLPKAINSIPLRIILFYVLALGCIIAVTSWQQVSPVKSPFVELFLVAGFPAAAGIVNFVVLTSAASSANSGVFSSSRMLFGLANQDNAPGIFRRLSGNSVPLLSLAFTTVLMLLGVLVLFIVPEVMTAFTIVSTVSAILVIFTWSTILASYIAYRKKRPELHAKSAYKMPGGVPMAWFSLAFMGFVLCLLALRPDTRVALMVMPGWFIWLAIAYQLTRSWKPKAAVESASQFG, encoded by the coding sequence ATGAAATCGAATTTATCAGAGCAGGTTGAGCAGCCTGCGCTGCAGCGCACGCTCAGCAATCGTCACATCCAATTAATGGCAATGGGAGGCGCCATTGGCACGGGTTTGTTCATGGGCTCCGGAAAGATCATCGCCCTCTCCGGCACCTCGATCATCCTCATCTACATGATCATTGGCCTGTTCGTTTACTTCGTCATGCGTGCCATGGGCGAAATGCTGCTTTCCAATTTGAATTTCAAGACCTTTGCGGATTTTGCTGGCGCCTACCTGGGGCCTCGCGCCGCATTTTTCCTCGGCTGGTCGTATTGGCTGAGCTGGAGCGTTGCAGTGATCGGCGATGCCGTCGTCGTCGGAGGGTTTTTCCAGTACTGGTTCCCCCATCTGCCTGCCTGGATACCGGCCATCGGGATGCTGGCGACACTGTTCGCCCTGAACGTGCTGACGGTAAGGCTTTTCGGTGAAGTCGAATTCTGGTTCGCGATCATCAAGATCATCGCCGTCGTGACGCTTATTGGCGTCAGCATCGTGCTGATTGCCAGCTCGTTCGTTTCTCCCAGTGGCGTTACCGCGTCCCTGGGCCATCTGGTCGATAAGCAGGCTGCATTCCCTAATGGCCTGCTTGGTTTCTTCGCCGGTTTTCAGATGGCCATATTCTCATTTGCCGGCACTGAGCTGATCGGCACCGCGGCGGCAGAAACCCGGTCTCCGGAGCGGACCCTACCCAAAGCGATCAACTCGATTCCGCTGCGAATCATCCTGTTCTACGTGTTGGCATTGGGCTGCATTATTGCCGTGACGTCCTGGCAACAGGTGTCGCCGGTTAAAAGCCCTTTTGTCGAACTTTTCCTCGTCGCAGGCTTTCCCGCAGCAGCCGGCATCGTTAACTTCGTGGTCCTTACATCCGCCGCTTCATCGGCCAACAGTGGCGTATTCTCATCCAGCCGCATGCTGTTCGGGCTGGCGAACCAGGACAACGCTCCGGGTATTTTTCGGCGACTGTCGGGCAACAGCGTACCCCTGCTGAGCCTGGCCTTCACGACAGTGTTGATGCTGCTGGGTGTGCTCGTGCTGTTCATCGTTCCGGAAGTCATGACGGCATTCACCATCGTTTCCACCGTGTCAGCGATTCTGGTGATCTTCACGTGGTCGACCATCCTCGCGTCCTACATTGCCTATCGCAAAAAGCGTCCTGAGCTTCACGCAAAATCGGCCTACAAGATGCCCGGCGGCGTGCCAATGGCATGGTTCTCACTGGCGTTCATGGGCTTCGTTCTGTGCCTGCTGGCCTTGAGGCCTGACACCCGCGTTGCCTTGATGGTCATGCCGGGGTGGTTCATATGGCTGGCCATTGCTTATCAGCTGACACGTAGCTGGAAGCCTAAAGCCGCGGTTGAATCGGCAAGTCAGTTCGGTTGA
- a CDS encoding MFS transporter, whose translation MSISVSTADVGTSAASIDEKKLISKVAWRLMPLIMVCYLFAFFDRINISFAKFQLQTDLGLSNTAYGLGAGLFVVGYVLFEVPSNMMLYKVGARRWIARIMMSWGVATALMIFVTTEWQFYVLRFLIGAMEAGFAPGVLYYLTLWFPQNYRGRITSTLFLASAFAGLIGAPVSGLVLGHMDGLFDVRGWHWLFLLGGIPCVGLGLVVFFTLKDRIADAHWLSADEQTYLASRIASHEPNQKHGSLLAALKLPGFAMLAFIYFLIQVASYGLNFWAPQLIRSAGTESPTIIGLLTAVPYVCGAISMLVIGRLSDATGERRKFVCGLIVVGAIGFVSAGIFANHTVFLIVSLALMGTGIIASIPAFWALPPKLLAGAGAGAAGGIALINTVGQMGGIVSPVMVGYIKDFTGSTTPALYIIGATSLIAAALLIWGLPESLRTRDKS comes from the coding sequence ATGTCCATTTCTGTTTCTACCGCTGATGTAGGCACCTCTGCTGCATCCATAGATGAGAAAAAGCTGATTTCAAAAGTGGCGTGGCGTCTCATGCCATTGATTATGGTCTGTTATTTGTTCGCGTTCTTTGACCGAATAAATATAAGTTTCGCGAAGTTTCAGTTACAGACTGATCTTGGCTTAAGTAACACTGCATATGGACTAGGCGCGGGGCTGTTTGTCGTCGGTTATGTGTTGTTCGAAGTCCCCAGCAACATGATGCTTTACAAGGTGGGCGCACGTCGCTGGATTGCACGCATCATGATGTCCTGGGGTGTAGCAACGGCGTTGATGATTTTCGTGACGACCGAATGGCAGTTCTATGTCCTTCGATTTCTTATCGGCGCCATGGAAGCGGGCTTCGCACCGGGTGTGCTCTACTACTTAACGTTATGGTTTCCGCAAAACTATCGCGGTCGTATTACCTCAACGTTGTTCCTGGCCTCTGCGTTCGCTGGGTTGATAGGCGCGCCCGTGTCCGGTCTGGTTCTGGGGCATATGGACGGTTTATTCGACGTGCGTGGCTGGCATTGGCTATTCCTGCTGGGGGGCATTCCCTGCGTAGGTCTAGGTCTGGTGGTTTTTTTCACGCTAAAAGATCGCATTGCCGATGCCCATTGGCTAAGCGCAGATGAACAAACCTACCTGGCCTCTCGTATTGCAAGCCATGAGCCTAATCAGAAACATGGTTCTTTGCTGGCAGCCCTGAAGTTGCCAGGCTTCGCAATGCTGGCGTTCATTTATTTCCTTATTCAAGTGGCGTCCTATGGGCTTAACTTCTGGGCTCCACAGCTGATCCGAAGTGCAGGGACTGAAAGCCCGACTATTATCGGTCTGTTGACCGCCGTACCCTACGTATGCGGTGCGATCAGCATGCTGGTGATTGGCCGTTTGTCGGATGCAACAGGCGAGCGACGTAAGTTTGTCTGCGGTTTGATAGTTGTGGGTGCAATCGGGTTCGTCAGTGCCGGGATATTCGCCAATCACACGGTGTTTCTGATCGTGTCACTGGCGCTGATGGGCACCGGTATCATCGCCTCGATTCCGGCGTTCTGGGCCCTGCCGCCGAAGTTGCTTGCGGGCGCCGGGGCCGGGGCAGCTGGCGGCATAGCGTTAATCAACACGGTTGGTCAAATGGGCGGCATCGTCAGTCCCGTGATGGTTGGGTACATAAAAGACTTTACCGGCAGCACAACGCCGGCTCTTTACATCATCGGGGCGACAAGCCTGATCGCCGCAGCACTTCTGATTTGGGGCTTGCCTGAAAGTCTCAGAACTCGCGATAAAAGTTAA
- a CDS encoding hydroxymethylglutaryl-CoA lyase: MITDYSQRLIIQEVSPRDGLQIEPVWVETADKINLINELSSCGFSRIEAGSFVSPKAIPALRDGEQVFQGIKRHAGVIYVALIPNLKGAQRAIQANADELNLVLSASQSHNQANMRMTREQSLAAFDEVVSLARDSTVRLNGTVATTFGCPFEGHIDEDVVMRLVEAYLELGVQGITLADTTGMANPRQVYRLVQRLLGRLPASAITLHFHNTRGLGLSNVLAAYEAGARRFDASLGGLGGCPFAPGASGNICTEDLVNLCDEMGITTGIDLQKLLTLSRTLPSLLGHDLPGQVVKAGRNCDLHPLPRH; the protein is encoded by the coding sequence ATGATTACTGACTACTCGCAGCGCCTCATCATCCAGGAAGTCTCCCCGCGCGATGGGCTGCAAATTGAACCTGTCTGGGTTGAAACGGCGGACAAGATCAACCTGATCAATGAGCTGTCGTCGTGCGGTTTCAGCCGCATCGAAGCGGGCTCTTTTGTCTCCCCCAAGGCCATTCCAGCCTTGCGCGACGGGGAGCAAGTGTTCCAGGGCATCAAGCGTCATGCTGGTGTTATCTACGTTGCCCTCATACCGAATTTGAAAGGCGCTCAGCGCGCTATTCAGGCCAATGCAGACGAACTGAACCTGGTGCTGTCGGCAAGTCAAAGCCATAACCAGGCGAATATGCGAATGACCCGCGAACAATCGCTGGCCGCATTTGATGAAGTGGTGTCGCTTGCCCGCGACAGCACTGTCCGCCTGAACGGCACGGTCGCGACAACGTTCGGCTGCCCGTTCGAAGGCCACATTGACGAGGACGTCGTCATGCGGTTGGTGGAAGCCTATCTGGAACTCGGAGTACAGGGCATTACGTTGGCAGATACAACTGGGATGGCAAATCCCCGTCAGGTTTATCGACTTGTGCAACGCCTGTTAGGTCGATTGCCAGCATCCGCGATAACCCTTCACTTTCATAACACCCGTGGCTTGGGACTGAGCAACGTATTGGCTGCTTATGAAGCTGGCGCTCGTCGTTTTGACGCTTCGCTGGGTGGGCTGGGTGGATGTCCTTTTGCGCCGGGCGCGTCCGGGAACATATGCACCGAAGACTTGGTGAATCTCTGCGATGAAATGGGTATTACGACAGGCATCGACCTCCAGAAGTTGCTGACGCTATCGCGCACCTTGCCGTCATTGCTGGGGCATGACCTGCCTGGACAAGTGGTGAAGGCAGGACGCAACTGTGACCTGCATCCGCTACCCCGTCACTGA
- a CDS encoding CaiB/BaiF CoA transferase family protein: protein MTALSGIRVIEIGTLIAAPFAARIMAEFGAEVIKIETLGQGDPLRKWRKLHEGTSLWWYLQSRNKKSLALNLKSPEGIAIVKQLAQSADVLIENLRPGALEKLGIGWDVLRELNPKLTLVRISGYGQSGPYRDRPGFGAIGEAMGGIRYTTGTPGIPPARVGVSLGDSLASMHAVIGALMSLLRVKTGQGEGQVVDVSLAESVFNVMESLVPEYDMLGHVRERSGGALPGIAPSNTYPTCDGAYVVIAGNSDPIFKRLMAAIGRSDLGENPAFAHNDGRAIQCNLLDEAISQWSSRHPIDYVLDTLEKAEVPAGRIYSVADIVADPHYLARGMILDADLPGGASVKMPGIVPKMSDTPGNVNWQGPSLGQHTQAVLGDLGLSEEMIQRLKDGGVVQ from the coding sequence ATGACTGCTCTTAGCGGTATCCGCGTAATTGAAATCGGTACCCTTATTGCTGCCCCTTTTGCTGCGCGCATCATGGCGGAGTTTGGCGCTGAGGTTATCAAGATCGAGACGCTGGGGCAGGGGGATCCCCTTCGAAAATGGCGAAAGTTGCATGAGGGCACCTCCCTTTGGTGGTACCTGCAATCGCGGAACAAGAAGTCTTTGGCACTGAATCTCAAGTCCCCCGAAGGCATCGCTATCGTCAAGCAGCTGGCGCAAAGCGCCGATGTTCTGATTGAAAACCTGCGGCCTGGTGCACTTGAAAAATTAGGCATTGGCTGGGATGTCCTGCGTGAGCTGAACCCCAAGCTGACCTTGGTGCGGATCTCCGGCTATGGCCAATCGGGCCCGTATCGTGACCGTCCTGGTTTTGGTGCTATTGGCGAGGCGATGGGCGGAATTCGGTACACCACCGGCACTCCCGGGATTCCGCCGGCACGCGTCGGCGTGAGCCTTGGAGATTCCCTGGCTTCGATGCATGCGGTCATCGGCGCACTGATGTCGCTCCTGCGGGTCAAGACGGGGCAGGGTGAGGGGCAAGTGGTGGACGTATCACTGGCAGAAAGCGTCTTCAACGTCATGGAAAGTCTCGTGCCGGAGTACGACATGCTTGGCCATGTCCGTGAGCGCAGCGGCGGCGCGCTACCGGGTATCGCGCCATCGAACACCTACCCTACCTGCGATGGTGCGTACGTAGTGATTGCAGGCAACAGCGACCCCATTTTCAAACGTCTTATGGCTGCAATTGGCCGGTCTGATTTAGGCGAGAATCCTGCTTTTGCGCACAATGATGGTCGGGCTATCCAGTGCAACCTGCTTGACGAGGCCATCAGCCAATGGAGCTCCAGGCATCCCATCGATTACGTCCTCGACACGTTAGAAAAGGCCGAAGTGCCTGCCGGGCGCATCTACTCTGTAGCGGACATCGTTGCCGACCCACACTATCTGGCTCGCGGCATGATTTTAGATGCAGATCTTCCGGGTGGAGCCTCCGTCAAGATGCCAGGCATCGTTCCTAAAATGTCCGACACACCAGGCAATGTGAATTGGCAAGGACCGAGCCTGGGCCAGCACACCCAAGCGGTGCTGGGCGATCTAGGTCTGAGTGAAGAGATGATTCAGCGCTTGAAGGATGGGGGGGTGGTGCAATGA
- a CDS encoding LysR family transcriptional regulator — protein sequence MLHKQLIRRLDLVTLQLFVAVHEEGTLTRAASREAIAVSAASKRLVELEVVLGIPLFSRTAKGMTLTAAGETLLHHARRMLTEVEKVGIEVGEHLQGLRGYVRMLANLSAIIQFLPEDLHDFVLNHSQVKVDLEERPSDGVVQGIIDGVADVGICSMDSDSQGLFSVPYRSDRLIVAMRNDHPLASFDEVAFLQTLKYDQIGLHSASSINNRIHAAAKALGEPLRLRIHVPGFDAVCRMVQANMGIGILPLKAFELFGRGLGLTAVHLSDEWSNRTLMLLVRERESLSPVSRLLFDHLQQSQP from the coding sequence ATGCTCCATAAACAGCTCATCCGGCGCCTGGACCTAGTAACCCTGCAGTTGTTCGTGGCTGTCCATGAGGAAGGCACATTGACGCGCGCTGCATCGAGAGAAGCCATCGCAGTTTCGGCTGCCAGCAAGCGGTTGGTGGAGCTTGAAGTGGTGCTGGGCATACCCTTGTTTTCGCGCACTGCAAAAGGAATGACGCTGACGGCGGCGGGTGAAACGCTCTTACACCATGCCCGTCGTATGCTGACCGAGGTCGAGAAGGTTGGTATTGAGGTTGGGGAGCACTTGCAGGGGCTGCGTGGCTACGTTCGCATGCTTGCCAATCTGTCGGCGATCATCCAGTTCTTACCGGAGGATCTGCACGATTTCGTATTAAATCATTCTCAAGTGAAGGTTGATTTGGAAGAGCGCCCTAGTGATGGGGTAGTTCAAGGCATCATCGACGGTGTGGCCGACGTTGGTATCTGTTCAATGGATAGCGATTCGCAAGGTCTCTTCAGCGTGCCATATCGCAGTGACCGCCTTATCGTAGCCATGCGCAATGACCATCCGCTAGCAAGCTTTGACGAAGTCGCATTTCTACAGACATTGAAATACGACCAAATAGGCCTGCACTCCGCCAGCTCCATCAATAACCGTATCCATGCAGCGGCGAAAGCGCTGGGCGAACCCTTGCGTCTGCGTATTCATGTTCCAGGTTTCGACGCAGTGTGCCGTATGGTTCAAGCCAATATGGGCATCGGCATTCTGCCGCTGAAAGCGTTTGAGCTATTCGGAAGGGGGTTGGGCCTGACAGCGGTACACCTCAGTGATGAGTGGTCCAACCGTACGCTAATGTTGCTGGTGCGTGAGCGCGAGTCCCTGTCGCCGGTTAGCCGGTTGTTATTTGATCATCTCCAACAATCCCAGCCTTGA
- a CDS encoding DUF1349 domain-containing protein, with amino-acid sequence MSIDMRTGTWLNPPADWVADGTGLTITTDEQTDFWRKTHYGFMRDTGHFLGFPTASEFTAQIRIQGEFRTLYDQAGLMVRIDETRWIKTGVEFTDGELFLSTVVTDDKSDWSVSQPFKELEDFYLRVTVSKGSLRIQASCDGIFWPLLRLAPFPEADSYEVGPTACTPERSGLQARFSEFTIGPATTKELHDLS; translated from the coding sequence ATGAGCATCGACATGCGTACCGGAACGTGGCTGAACCCACCCGCAGATTGGGTGGCGGATGGAACCGGCCTCACGATCACCACCGATGAGCAAACCGACTTCTGGCGTAAAACTCATTACGGCTTCATGCGAGATACCGGTCATTTCCTGGGTTTCCCAACGGCTAGCGAATTCACTGCGCAGATTCGTATCCAAGGTGAATTTCGTACCCTTTACGATCAAGCCGGCCTGATGGTGCGAATTGACGAAACGCGCTGGATAAAAACGGGGGTGGAGTTCACCGACGGTGAATTATTTCTGAGTACCGTCGTCACGGACGATAAATCGGACTGGTCAGTCTCCCAACCTTTCAAAGAACTTGAAGACTTCTATCTGCGGGTCACTGTCTCAAAAGGCTCCCTGCGGATCCAGGCCTCCTGTGACGGCATTTTCTGGCCTCTGCTGCGTCTGGCCCCGTTCCCGGAAGCAGACAGTTATGAGGTGGGGCCGACAGCTTGTACGCCTGAGCGCAGCGGTCTCCAAGCGCGCTTTTCCGAGTTCACCATCGGCCCGGCGACCACCAAAGAACTTCACGACTTGAGCTAA
- a CDS encoding ABC transporter substrate-binding protein — translation MAGLMALSVTAPLTSGLVCAANNTLVVADRASFKDWDPASAFSEEVRVLGNIYETLLVYNAPGSAEEFSPGLATSWESSDNGKTWTFKLRHGVKFHDGSAFNAAAVKKSIEYVKALKQGAAYVWKALDSVEVVADDTVVLKFQNPTPANLIAAGQYAAYIIAPAAVEKGHDWMMAPNAIGTGPYKLGQVEQGQQVVLERFDGYWGGWKEGQFDRVIVKVVSEASTRTQMIKNGEAGVAWDIPLDQLKVLGENPSIKVSTAPSWKNFQFLINTQKYPTDNLAFRQALQYLWDYDSVTKDILHGYGSVPKGPLPSSIWGHASVPMASYDLDKARQLLEASGVPKQDWKVSMQYISGVYANAAELFQATASQVGLEVELRPGEWGVIWDKAKKLDTAPNLQSMAWWPTYPTPSDWLFSEFHTEKTTLFNLSHYSNPR, via the coding sequence ATGGCAGGGTTGATGGCGCTTTCCGTTACCGCGCCGTTGACCAGTGGCTTGGTGTGTGCGGCCAACAATACCTTGGTTGTCGCTGACCGAGCCTCTTTCAAGGATTGGGATCCAGCCTCGGCGTTTTCGGAAGAGGTGAGGGTGCTGGGTAATATCTACGAGACGCTTCTTGTCTATAACGCTCCGGGCAGTGCCGAGGAGTTTTCCCCTGGGCTGGCCACGTCCTGGGAAAGCAGCGACAACGGCAAGACCTGGACCTTCAAGCTGCGACACGGCGTTAAGTTTCATGACGGTTCGGCGTTCAATGCCGCAGCGGTCAAAAAATCCATTGAATACGTGAAGGCGCTGAAACAAGGCGCTGCGTATGTATGGAAAGCGTTGGATTCCGTCGAGGTCGTCGCTGACGATACGGTGGTGCTCAAGTTTCAAAATCCCACGCCGGCCAATCTGATCGCGGCAGGTCAGTACGCTGCTTACATCATTGCACCAGCGGCAGTGGAAAAAGGGCACGACTGGATGATGGCTCCCAACGCGATCGGAACCGGCCCTTATAAGCTTGGGCAGGTCGAACAGGGCCAGCAAGTGGTGCTCGAACGTTTCGATGGCTACTGGGGCGGCTGGAAAGAAGGGCAATTCGATCGGGTCATCGTAAAAGTCGTGTCCGAAGCCTCTACCCGTACCCAGATGATCAAGAATGGCGAGGCCGGTGTCGCCTGGGATATTCCTCTTGACCAGCTCAAGGTGTTGGGAGAGAACCCTTCGATCAAAGTGAGCACCGCGCCTTCGTGGAAGAACTTCCAGTTTCTGATCAATACCCAGAAGTACCCTACGGACAACCTGGCATTTCGTCAGGCGCTGCAGTATCTCTGGGATTACGACAGTGTCACCAAAGATATTCTGCATGGCTACGGCAGCGTTCCCAAGGGCCCGTTGCCCAGCAGTATCTGGGGGCATGCCAGCGTGCCCATGGCTTCTTACGATCTGGATAAAGCCCGACAATTGTTGGAAGCCTCCGGTGTACCCAAGCAGGACTGGAAGGTCTCGATGCAGTACATCAGCGGTGTCTATGCAAACGCTGCTGAACTGTTCCAGGCGACGGCGTCTCAGGTTGGCTTGGAAGTGGAGTTACGCCCCGGCGAGTGGGGGGTGATCTGGGATAAGGCCAAGAAGCTGGACACCGCTCCCAACCTGCAATCCATGGCTTGGTGGCCGACGTATCCGACACCCAGCGATTGGCTTTTCAGTGAGTTTCATACCGAGAAGACAACGCTGTTCAATCTGTCTCATTACAGCAACCCACGCTGA